TCCttattatctcaaaattttgacaataatttcatattttacaGCTTCACAAACCAaactttcatttataattCTAATAGAATCAAAAGCGTGAAAAGTCATATAATcaaaccaaatattttaaaaaattatttatgatatgTCAATACGAGAAAAGGAATTCaagtttaaaatgtcaatgtCGATGAAAATGTCAATAAAAGTGTTGATGTTGAtaaatgtttcttaaaaatttaaaaaaaaaaaactttttattatttatatcttaCTCATATCAAACTACATAAAGTATTAATCAATGTATGTCGAATTtgtgaaaatataaaagtatcaattgaaatattttggatGGAAATATTAAGCAGCAGGTGGAATAATTGATATGCACATTTTGTTGAGTTGaacgatggaaagaaaagtaattataaattttgccATTGGTTTTTCTTCATCAATTGAACAAACCTAGTAAGCTCCTACTCATCTTTCCCACATCCAAACAAACAAGATGTGCAAAATTTGCACTCTtccacaaattttaaatcttatctttcatctttgtttgttttaatttaatgttaattttctttttacaacaTTTGTTTTATTGGTTGCTTTTCTATACTCAATTTCCCAAATCTATGTAAGGTAGCATTTGATTTCCTATTCAAAATTTGCAAggttttttatgaaaaatattcataataatcctttttattaaaattttaaaaatataataaacatattcGGCCTAAATGAAAGGAGAATGTACCAATGTACTCATTTTACTAcgtataataaaatatatactttatacgacaaaaatagatagatattttgaaagttcaatcAAAGTAGaagaatcaaatcaaataagaaaataaaatggcACTGAAAccattttaaattgtattcaaaatttgagacGGGAGGGGGAAAGAAACTATCCGAGATGAATTCAATACGacaccaaaagaaataaaaacaagctAAAGACTTCTAAGACTTTTCTACAGCCATTTGAAATTCACAAACTTGGAATGGTATTTAAGATTTCTATTTGAACACATAATTGCAAGTATACACATTATCCCTTGTTTCTGAGCTTGATTACTTTGATCAGAATCAACCCAGACTCTTCTCTTTGTTTCCTTTAATGGGTTGATGAGTGGAGAAATTGCAGTGTATTTATCTACAAATTTAGATCTCCACTTCACTATGCTCGCCATTGAAGTATTCTTctaaccaaaacaaaaaccagGTCAGCTCAGTTGAACTCGTTCATGAAGTATCGCGTAAAGTCGGAAAACTGAGTCCATCTTTGAGATGGCCAACTGAAGTAGGCCATGCCCATTTCAGAATGTTTGGACCTAAGACCTGAGAATATTAACACCCTGGATAAGTTTACCTTGTTCTGCTTTTATTCAGAACTCAAATGAGTACCATATGGACAGATCATACATTCAATAATTATGAGATAAGATGtgacaaaaaaaacttgaatgtTGAGTTATAACAaggttttctcttttatataaGATGAACAAGGAAACTTTGAAAATAATCCAACATTCAGAATGTAGAACACATGGGGGCATGTGAGTGCAGACATACACATATAGAAGACAAAAAGGGTAAGAAGAAGACACCAACCAAGGTCATATTTTTATAAGCACTGATATCGAATGGATGCTGGTAGCTCTGTCCAGATTTTCTAGCCAACCATGCTGCACGTATTCCTTCATAATACTGGTTGGAAGAAACATGATTCTTACTCCATGATCAGAGGGGGAAGGAATTCATGGTCATAAGTCAAAATATCCAACTGCAGGAATCCATATTATACCTCTATAGTTGTCATATTTCGAATGATGAGGTAGACATGCCAGCCCAAGAGAGTTCCAAGAGTCGAGCTCAAGGAGATCATCATCACCGCACAAATAatctaaaacataaaagtcaagaaaaaaattctcGGTAAAATTTGACCAAAGACCATATTTATTAGGATGTATGACGGTCAAAATTTCTCAAAGCAGCTTGCGGTAAAGTTGAAGATATGTGGGTTCAAGCATGTGTCATTTAGGTGAAATATAATAGTAAATTAGGTGAGGACTAAATCGATAACCTAGTGACTCTAGGCTTAGCCTGATTCAGCTCAGTTTATCAACCTTCTAATTTCTAACATTGATATGTCTAGAAAAcgttttgacaattttttttgttcaaaagcAGCTTAGAGAGTTACAGCTCAACCAATGAAAATCCTACTCGAGAATTTTACAAGCATTTTGGTTGCTTTATTGTTCCACAGCATTTGAAATTCATGAAACAGGATGCTGCAtaaacaattaatcaattcGCTTGCTTAGCTTAGCAACATTCAGGGAAGAAGCATTAAAATGCACATCGGTTGTAcccaaaagataaaataaaatcttgaTGCATGCTTGACTAATTTGCAATAATACAGAGTGTTTAACCGGATGAGtgcaaaattatgaaattaaaatatatgagaaCAGATATAGGTTATATAAACAAACAACTTACATAGAAAATCTTTAAAGGAAGCGTTCCATCAAAATCCCAGTTCTTTCTAATTGCACAGCTCACAATTATGAACTACATAACCAAAGCTCAAGCTATAAGCAAAAATCAGATTTATTGTCAAatgaaaagttataaaatgaaaaaggcaTACCGTAGAATATAAGCTTGCCAAAGTCCCATAAGAGACAAGCACAAAAAAGGACTTGTAGTTCCAATAACCAACACAGTTATTTATCCACAAACAATGATGATCCTGCATCCAATTTAAACCCACATGAAATCAAATAGAACTTACCATCCAATTTAAACTACAAGCATTCAGTTTATCCATATCCGAAGTTAAGGGCCAAAGTTCAATTGTTATGCATCAGGTACAATAGAACCTACCATCCTCAAAACACACCTTCTGCAAACTCGACAATGATGGGCCCTCGGAGGCTTGTAGGTGCTACACTTTTCACACTGCTTCATCTGTAAAGCCTGTGAATATATTGTATTGGTGTCAACgactaaaacaaaatacagAGTATGCAATTGAATTGATTTCCAACATGGAGAAAGACAGTTTGTAGCTGAATTCCAACTAATAAAAGTTCCACTGGATTATAGGCTTGAATCTACTCGATGAAATAGTACCTTCAGCATCAAGAAAGAAAGGGATTGGATATGTATCAAAATCAGCCTAGATTAAAGGGTCTATTGATAATTTGTCACTGATAAACCAGTAGCCCACTTGAGATTTAAAACTATATGGACTTTTTTGGATAAGCCAACATGTTTCCCATCGTCCTAGTAGATCAGGATTAAAAATTTCTCCATTAGGATAGGGTAAAACTTTTCCAAATGATTTCTCTGCCATTGAATTACTGTTCAATCAACCACTGATCCATTGCTTCCattaaaacattcaaataagatCATTCTCTCATGCATGCAGTTATTAATCAGTAATTCAGCAGTAGATGCTGCACTTGAATGTTTAGCCCcatagttattataatttatcttaCATGCTTTAGCTTTGCAATTCTGAACGACTTGCTCAAGATTGTGATTCAGGCATTGTGATATCATCAAGCAGtgtgaaaaattaattgtaaaaatatttagatagaatatgaaattacATACAACTATCAAGTATATTTTCAGCAACTGACGTATCAAGGAGCTAAATTAATAGAGGCCTACCTAATTGAATCTTATTGAAAACCAATATAAGAC
This DNA window, taken from Cucumis sativus cultivar 9930 chromosome 6, Cucumber_9930_V3, whole genome shotgun sequence, encodes the following:
- the LOC101223142 gene encoding probable protein S-acyltransferase 15: MSSFLLCSKTQMNMKKFISIPIFSVLSLMGFVYYITVFIFIQDWTGLLTSPGLINSFIFTYLASLCLFSFAVCVLTDPGSVPSSYLPDFEESAGSDHDAKNSALQMKQCEKCSTYKPPRAHHCRVCRRCVLRMDHHCLWINNCVGYWNYKSFFVLVSYGTLASLYSTFIIVSCAIRKNWDFDGTLPLKIFYIICAVMMISLSSTLGTLLGWHVYLIIRNMTTIEYYEGIRAAWLARKSGQSYQHPFDISAYKNMTLVLGPNILKWAWPTSVGHLKDGLSFPTLRDTS